One Shewanella sp. MR-4 DNA window includes the following coding sequences:
- the era gene encoding GTPase Era: protein MTKKTDLPAVDAANASNEPSLDELLARMNAASAAAPSVHYDVTYCGMVAIIGRPNVGKSTLLNRLLGQKISITSKKPQTTRHRIMGIHTDGPRQIVFIDTPGLHIEEQRAINRLMNRAAASSLADVSMVIFVVDGMTWTADDEMVLSKLRRGGEERKTVLAINKVDNIKDKEALFPYLEEVAKKYPFDEILPISASKGTNVKRILEMAAESLPENPFFFPEDYVTDRSQRFMASEIVREKLMRFLGDELPYDATVEIEQFKMMENGVYQINALILVEREGQKRMVIGSKGERIRTIATQARLDMETLFDNKVFLEVWVKVKSGWADDERALRSLGYGDD, encoded by the coding sequence ATGACCAAAAAAACAGACTTGCCAGCTGTCGATGCCGCTAACGCGAGCAATGAGCCTAGCTTAGATGAATTACTGGCAAGGATGAATGCAGCGAGCGCGGCGGCGCCGTCTGTTCACTATGATGTGACCTACTGTGGCATGGTGGCCATTATTGGGCGCCCTAACGTGGGGAAATCGACCCTGCTGAACCGTTTGCTTGGGCAAAAGATCAGTATTACCTCGAAAAAGCCGCAAACGACGCGTCATCGCATCATGGGTATCCATACCGATGGTCCACGCCAAATCGTGTTTATCGACACACCGGGTCTGCATATTGAAGAGCAGCGTGCGATTAACCGTCTGATGAACCGTGCGGCGGCGAGCTCACTTGCCGATGTGTCTATGGTGATTTTTGTGGTCGATGGTATGACATGGACCGCCGATGATGAGATGGTATTAAGCAAACTTCGCCGTGGCGGTGAAGAGCGTAAAACCGTTTTAGCTATCAATAAAGTCGATAATATCAAAGACAAAGAAGCCCTTTTCCCTTATTTGGAAGAAGTGGCCAAGAAGTATCCCTTCGATGAGATCCTGCCGATTTCAGCCAGTAAGGGCACTAACGTTAAGCGCATTTTAGAGATGGCGGCGGAGTCTCTGCCCGAGAATCCCTTCTTCTTCCCAGAAGATTATGTGACCGACCGCTCGCAGCGTTTTATGGCTTCTGAAATTGTCCGCGAAAAACTGATGCGCTTTTTAGGTGATGAATTACCCTACGATGCGACGGTTGAAATCGAGCAGTTTAAGATGATGGAAAACGGTGTTTATCAAATCAACGCCCTGATCCTTGTCGAGCGCGAAGGCCAAAAGCGGATGGTGATTGGTAGCAAAGGTGAGCGCATTCGTACCATCGCCACGCAAGCGCGCCTCGATATGGAAACCTTGTTTGATAACAAAGTGTTCCTCGAGGTGTGGGTGAAGGTCAAATCCGGTTGGGCCGATGATGAACGCGCCCTGCGAAGCTTAGGTTACGGTGACGATTAA
- the rnc gene encoding ribonuclease III, producing the protein MEPIKNLPRLCRTLGYEFKNIELLTQALTHRSAANKHNERLEFLGDSILSIVISDALYHQFPKATEGDLSRMRATLVRGDTLTLIAKAFKLGDYLFLGPGELKSGGFRRESILADAVEAIIGAIYLDSDLEVCRKLLLHWYAERLAEIQPGVNQKDAKTLLQEYLQGLKKPLPDYQVINIEGDAHDQTFTVECRIDDLSESVIGVASSRRKAEQIAAAQVLELLKK; encoded by the coding sequence ATGGAACCGATTAAAAATTTGCCACGTTTGTGTCGTACTTTGGGTTATGAGTTCAAGAATATTGAGCTTCTTACCCAAGCGTTGACCCACAGAAGTGCGGCAAATAAGCACAACGAGCGTTTAGAGTTTTTAGGCGATTCGATTTTATCTATTGTGATTTCAGACGCCTTATACCATCAGTTTCCTAAGGCGACTGAGGGTGATTTGAGCCGGATGCGCGCCACCTTAGTGCGTGGTGATACGCTCACCTTGATTGCTAAGGCCTTTAAGCTTGGGGATTATTTATTCTTAGGCCCTGGTGAGTTAAAAAGCGGTGGTTTTAGACGTGAGTCTATCTTGGCCGATGCGGTCGAGGCGATTATCGGCGCAATCTACTTAGATTCCGATCTCGAAGTGTGCCGTAAATTGTTACTGCATTGGTACGCCGAGCGTTTGGCCGAGATCCAACCCGGCGTGAATCAAAAAGACGCTAAAACCTTACTGCAAGAATATTTACAAGGGTTAAAGAAGCCGCTACCCGATTACCAAGTAATCAATATAGAAGGCGATGCCCACGATCAAACATTCACTGTTGAATGTCGTATAGATGACTTGAGCGAAAGCGTGATTGGCGTAGCGAGTTCGCGCCGTAAAGCCGAGCAGATTGCCGCGGCTCAAGTATTGGAGTTACTGAAGAAATGA
- the lepB gene encoding signal peptidase I has protein sequence MAAYFSIILVLVTLISGLIWLIDVLVFAPKRRESLALAKASQANLTEEAEYNIIREPTVVETAHSIFPVIAFVLILRSFIYEPFQIPSGSMMPTLLVGDFILVEKFSYGLKDPVWRTKLIETGEPKRGDVIVFKYPENPQIDYIKRVVGLPGDRIIYRNKQLMIQKACGAEQTHCPEPELVARTEISRGDFSQDGVPLIRFKEQLGEVAHDILINPSRPDMLGYFKREANLPAGEFLVPEGHYFAMGDNRDNSTDSRFWGFVPEENLVGKAVAIWISFEFDRSKADFLPTWVPSGVRFERVGGIH, from the coding sequence ATGGCAGCCTATTTTTCCATTATTTTAGTGCTAGTCACCCTGATTTCAGGGCTGATCTGGTTAATCGATGTGCTGGTATTTGCGCCTAAACGCCGCGAAAGCTTAGCCTTAGCCAAGGCTTCGCAGGCTAATTTAACCGAGGAAGCCGAATATAACATCATCCGCGAACCCACAGTGGTTGAAACCGCGCATTCCATCTTCCCTGTGATTGCCTTCGTGTTGATCCTGCGCTCGTTTATTTATGAACCATTCCAAATTCCCTCAGGCTCTATGATGCCAACCCTGTTAGTGGGTGACTTTATTCTGGTGGAAAAGTTTAGCTATGGCCTAAAAGATCCCGTATGGCGCACTAAACTGATTGAAACGGGCGAGCCGAAACGTGGCGATGTGATTGTGTTTAAATATCCTGAGAATCCTCAGATTGACTACATCAAGCGCGTGGTGGGTTTACCGGGCGATCGGATTATTTACCGCAACAAGCAGTTGATGATCCAAAAAGCCTGCGGCGCAGAGCAAACCCATTGCCCAGAGCCAGAACTGGTGGCGCGTACCGAAATCAGCCGTGGTGATTTCAGCCAAGATGGTGTGCCATTAATTCGTTTTAAAGAGCAACTCGGTGAAGTGGCCCACGATATTTTAATCAATCCAAGCCGCCCCGATATGCTGGGATACTTCAAGCGTGAAGCTAACTTACCCGCGGGTGAGTTCCTTGTACCAGAAGGTCATTATTTTGCGATGGGTGACAACCGCGATAACAGTACCGACAGCCGTTTCTGGGGCTTTGTCCCTGAAGAAAATCTTGTCGGCAAAGCGGTCGCTATCTGGATTAGTTTTGAGTTTGACCGTTCTAAAGCCGACTTCCTGCCAACTTGGGTGCCAAGTGGAGTACGTTTTGAACGAGTAGGTGGAATTCACTAG
- the lepA gene encoding translation elongation factor 4, whose translation MKHIRNFSIIAHIDHGKSTLSDRLIQVCGGLSDREMDAQVLDSMDLERERGITIKAQSVTLEYKAKNGETYQLNFIDTPGHVDFSYEVSRSLAACEGALLVVDAGQGVEAQTLANCYTALDMNLDVVPILNKIDLPQADPERVAAEIEDIVGIDAMNAVRCSAKTGVGIDEVLEVIVEQIPPPEGDPEAPLQALIIDSWFDSYLGVVSLVRIKNGVLKKGDKFKVMSTGQNHTADRVGIFTPKQTDKTELKTGEVGFVIAGIKEIHGAPVGDTLTLAKHGAEKPLPGFKKVKPQVYAGVFPISTDEYENFRDALNKLSLNDASLFFEPESSSALGFGFRIGYLGLLHMEIIQERLEREYDLDLITTAPTVVYEVLLTSGETVYVDNPADLPAINNIEEMREPIVEANILVPKEYLGNVITLCIEKRGTQVNMVYHGNQVAVTYHLPMAEVVMDFFDRLKSTSRGYASLEYNFIRFDPADMVRLDILINGDRVDALAMIIHRSNIRHRGLALVEKMKELIPRQMFDIAIQAAVGSQIIARSTVKALRKDVTAKCYGGDVSRKKKLLNKQKEGKKRMKQVGNVEVPQEAFLAVLKLNE comes from the coding sequence ATGAAACACATTAGAAACTTCTCAATTATTGCCCATATCGACCATGGTAAATCGACGCTATCGGATCGTCTTATTCAGGTTTGTGGCGGGTTAAGCGACCGTGAAATGGATGCGCAAGTTCTTGATTCTATGGATCTAGAACGTGAGCGCGGTATCACGATTAAGGCGCAGAGCGTCACGTTGGAATACAAAGCCAAAAATGGCGAAACTTACCAACTTAACTTTATTGATACCCCAGGCCACGTTGACTTTTCCTATGAAGTATCTCGTTCATTAGCCGCCTGTGAGGGCGCGCTGCTCGTGGTGGATGCGGGTCAAGGCGTTGAAGCTCAGACGCTCGCAAACTGTTACACCGCGCTGGATATGAATCTGGACGTGGTGCCTATTCTAAACAAAATCGACTTACCCCAAGCCGATCCTGAGCGCGTAGCCGCTGAGATTGAAGACATCGTGGGTATCGATGCGATGAATGCTGTGCGTTGCTCGGCCAAAACCGGCGTGGGCATTGACGAAGTGTTAGAAGTCATCGTTGAGCAAATTCCGCCGCCAGAAGGCGACCCAGAGGCGCCGCTACAAGCGCTGATCATCGACTCTTGGTTTGATAGCTACTTAGGCGTTGTTTCTCTCGTACGTATTAAAAACGGCGTGCTGAAGAAAGGCGACAAGTTTAAGGTAATGTCTACTGGACAAAACCACACCGCAGACCGCGTGGGTATTTTCACGCCTAAACAAACCGATAAAACCGAGCTGAAAACCGGTGAAGTAGGTTTCGTTATCGCGGGTATTAAAGAAATTCACGGTGCACCAGTGGGTGATACCTTGACGCTGGCTAAGCATGGCGCTGAAAAGCCATTACCCGGCTTTAAGAAAGTGAAGCCTCAGGTTTACGCTGGTGTGTTCCCAATTTCGACCGATGAATATGAAAACTTCCGCGATGCGCTGAACAAACTCAGCCTAAACGATGCGTCATTGTTCTTCGAACCTGAAAGTTCATCGGCCCTGGGTTTTGGTTTCCGTATTGGCTATTTAGGCCTGCTCCACATGGAAATCATTCAAGAGCGTTTAGAGCGTGAATACGATCTTGACCTTATCACGACGGCACCAACCGTAGTGTATGAGGTGCTGTTGACCAGTGGTGAAACCGTCTATGTTGATAACCCAGCAGACTTGCCAGCGATTAACAACATTGAAGAGATGCGTGAGCCAATCGTTGAAGCTAACATTCTGGTGCCAAAAGAATACTTAGGTAACGTGATTACATTGTGTATCGAAAAACGTGGTACCCAAGTGAACATGGTTTACCACGGTAATCAAGTGGCCGTGACTTACCATCTGCCGATGGCTGAAGTGGTGATGGACTTCTTCGACCGCTTAAAATCGACTAGCCGTGGTTATGCATCGTTAGAATACAACTTCATTCGCTTCGATCCTGCGGACATGGTGCGCTTAGACATTCTGATCAACGGCGACCGCGTAGACGCATTGGCGATGATTATTCACCGTTCAAACATTCGTCACCGTGGTTTAGCGTTGGTTGAGAAGATGAAAGAGCTGATCCCACGTCAGATGTTCGATATCGCGATTCAAGCCGCTGTTGGCAGCCAAATTATTGCCCGTTCTACCGTAAAAGCCCTACGTAAAGACGTAACGGCGAAGTGCTACGGTGGTGACGTTTCCCGTAAGAAGAAACTCTTGAATAAACAAAAAGAGGGTAAGAAACGGATGAAACAAGTGGGTAACGTTGAGGTGCCGCAAGAGGCGTTCTTAGCGGTACTTAAGCTAAACGAGTAA
- a CDS encoding SoxR reducing system RseC family protein — MMEEVARVVACDNQGWLTVEVELKSTCKSCSSSESCGTSAVAQAFSAKTQQFSIQSERTCEVGELLKLGLPESVILKAAALVYLMPLLGLFAGAVFGQFFAGLFEINSDLSAIVFAALGAIAAWFFGKHKAKQLEVDSQPVILAYLGSGISLEKLPV, encoded by the coding sequence ATGATGGAAGAAGTGGCGCGGGTTGTCGCCTGCGATAATCAAGGTTGGCTGACCGTCGAGGTAGAGCTTAAAAGTACCTGTAAGAGCTGCAGTAGTAGCGAGTCTTGTGGTACGTCGGCGGTAGCTCAGGCTTTTTCGGCAAAGACACAACAATTCTCCATTCAAAGTGAACGAACCTGCGAGGTTGGCGAACTGCTAAAGCTCGGTTTGCCTGAGAGCGTGATCCTGAAAGCGGCCGCCTTAGTTTATTTGATGCCGCTGCTTGGTTTATTTGCTGGCGCGGTATTTGGCCAGTTTTTCGCAGGTTTGTTTGAAATCAATTCGGATCTCAGTGCGATAGTGTTTGCCGCCTTAGGGGCGATAGCCGCTTGGTTCTTTGGAAAGCACAAGGCAAAACAACTCGAAGTGGATTCGCAACCTGTCATTTTGGCTTATTTAGGCTCAGGGATCAGTTTAGAAAAATTACCCGTTTAA
- a CDS encoding MucB/RseB C-terminal domain-containing protein, translating to MRLILLALVALVFPAVAQEDMPAKVWLEKMSQALQEKEFKASIIQLQADHIRPLVYLHGKVNNQEVAFLEYLNGPPKNAVRVGNRVTFIEHDQPAYSILSNHIQGVWPAAFSSKMSDLEVGYQFVLGGRTRIAGRPGQMIRLLPNDEYRYGFQIWLDMDTYLPLRYDMLTQDKQLLEQLMVIELIELNEPPSILQEAYKQEWPAVIDQAERQDGQNWQFSWLPAGFSVVVRDHHRLIGSHEAVEYIALTDGLANISVYVARAGSTPLPEELITRNGLSLVSEKVGNAEVVAVGKVPTETLARIAKSLMLE from the coding sequence TTGCGTCTAATCCTGTTGGCTTTAGTAGCCTTGGTATTCCCTGCAGTGGCGCAGGAAGATATGCCTGCTAAAGTCTGGCTTGAAAAAATGAGCCAGGCTTTACAAGAGAAAGAATTTAAAGCATCGATTATACAACTTCAGGCCGACCATATTCGGCCTTTGGTTTATCTTCACGGAAAGGTGAATAATCAGGAAGTTGCGTTTCTTGAGTACCTCAATGGCCCGCCCAAAAATGCGGTCAGAGTGGGCAATCGAGTCACCTTTATCGAACACGATCAACCCGCCTATAGCATCCTTTCTAATCATATTCAGGGCGTATGGCCTGCGGCTTTCTCGTCAAAGATGAGTGATTTAGAAGTGGGTTATCAGTTTGTACTCGGTGGTCGTACGCGTATTGCGGGACGTCCCGGTCAAATGATCCGTTTATTGCCAAATGATGAGTACCGTTACGGTTTCCAAATTTGGCTGGATATGGACACCTACCTGCCCCTCAGATACGACATGCTGACTCAAGATAAACAATTACTTGAACAGTTGATGGTGATTGAGCTGATTGAGTTAAATGAGCCGCCATCGATTCTGCAGGAAGCCTATAAGCAAGAATGGCCAGCGGTTATCGACCAGGCTGAACGCCAAGATGGACAAAATTGGCAGTTTTCTTGGTTGCCAGCAGGATTTAGCGTTGTGGTGCGTGATCATCACCGTTTGATTGGCAGTCACGAGGCGGTTGAATATATTGCGTTAACCGATGGCTTAGCCAATATTTCTGTCTATGTAGCACGGGCGGGCTCCACGCCATTACCCGAAGAGTTAATCACTCGTAATGGTTTGTCTTTGGTATCTGAAAAAGTGGGTAATGCCGAAGTAGTTGCCGTAGGTAAAGTACCGACCGAAACCCTAGCCCGTATCGCGAAAAGTCTGATGTTAGAATAA
- a CDS encoding sigma-E factor negative regulatory protein — translation MDKLGQEWVSAAVDGETDLQTMAELAADTHSHNKWRNYHVIGDAMRGELPQTMALDLSASIAAAIELEPAIVSPQVNAPEVTAAPQQVAVNAGQSRVVPLFKQFGQYAIAATVAMFAIVGVQNFNQTADDAASPSPVLITRPLIGSASPVSLQTGPVQQNQSYTNDQMNEQRRRINTYIQDHMLQQRLNTGAVVEDNSEVIPVPVNQ, via the coding sequence ATGGATAAATTAGGTCAAGAATGGGTATCTGCCGCTGTCGATGGAGAGACAGATCTGCAGACTATGGCAGAACTCGCTGCCGATACGCATTCACATAATAAATGGCGTAACTATCATGTGATAGGTGATGCTATGCGGGGTGAGTTGCCCCAGACTATGGCGTTAGACCTTTCCGCCAGTATTGCGGCTGCAATCGAGCTTGAGCCTGCCATTGTCTCGCCTCAAGTAAACGCACCTGAAGTTACAGCGGCTCCACAACAAGTCGCCGTCAATGCTGGACAAAGCCGTGTTGTGCCCTTATTCAAGCAGTTTGGTCAGTATGCGATTGCCGCAACTGTGGCCATGTTCGCTATCGTAGGCGTACAGAACTTTAACCAAACTGCCGATGATGCAGCTTCGCCATCGCCTGTGCTCATTACCCGTCCGTTGATTGGTAGTGCGTCGCCAGTGAGCTTACAGACAGGTCCAGTGCAGCAAAATCAGAGCTACACGAATGACCAAATGAATGAGCAACGTCGCCGAATTAATACTTATATTCAGGACCATATGTTGCAACAACGATTGAATACAGGTGCCGTTGTAGAAGACAATAGCGAGGTTATTCCCGTTCCTGTCAATCAGTAG
- the rpoE gene encoding RNA polymerase sigma factor RpoE, translating to MSGQISDQQLVERVQRGDKNAFNLLVLKYQSKVVSLISRYVRNQADVTDVAQEAFIKAYRALPNFRGESAFYTWLYRIAVNTAKNYLVSQGRRAPANDVDAEDAEYYEGSDALKEFASPERLMLSDEIKKVVFETLETLPEELRMAISLRELDGMSYEDIAIIMDCPVGTVRSRIFRAREAIDKKLQPLLEE from the coding sequence ATGAGTGGACAAATAAGTGATCAACAATTAGTTGAGCGCGTACAACGGGGAGATAAAAACGCTTTTAACCTGTTGGTGCTTAAATATCAGAGTAAAGTGGTGAGCTTGATTTCACGCTATGTGCGTAACCAAGCCGACGTTACCGATGTGGCACAGGAAGCGTTTATCAAAGCTTATCGAGCTTTGCCAAACTTTCGTGGAGAAAGTGCGTTTTATACCTGGTTGTACCGCATAGCCGTAAACACGGCTAAGAATTATCTCGTGTCACAGGGGCGCAGAGCGCCTGCAAATGATGTGGATGCCGAGGATGCCGAATACTATGAAGGCAGTGATGCGCTAAAGGAGTTTGCCTCCCCAGAGCGACTAATGTTATCGGACGAAATCAAAAAAGTGGTTTTCGAGACATTAGAAACCTTGCCGGAAGAATTACGTATGGCGATTTCGCTACGTGAACTCGATGGGATGAGTTACGAGGATATTGCCATCATCATGGATTGCCCTGTGGGGACTGTAAGATCTCGTATCTTTCGTGCCCGTGAAGCAATCGACAAAAAACTCCAGCCATTGCTGGAAGAGTAA
- the nadB gene encoding L-aspartate oxidase: MKQVVEHQSDILVIGSGAAGLTLALHLAEKANVILLSKGPLSEGSTYYAQGGIASVFDESDTIESHVADTLVAGAGLCDKEVVTFTAENAKSAMQWLIECGVAFDKEETAGDNAKDAPYHLTREGGHSHRRILHAADATGKEVQTTLQERALAHPNIQVLERYNAIDLITTRKLNRPGNRVLGAYVWNRNAEQVETIKAKFVALATGGSSKVYQYTSNPDVASGDGIAMAWRAGCRVANMEFNQFHPTCLYHADARNFLLTEALRGEGAYLRRPDGSRFMPDFDERAELAPRDIVARAIDYEMKRLGADCVYLDISHKDSDFVIKHFPTIYSRCLELGIDITKDAIPVVPAAHYTCGGVMTDLHGQTDLNGLYAIGEVAYTGLHGANRLASNSLLECLVFARAASQDIESQMHKIPLPGQIPAWDESKVSNSDEEVVIAHNWHELRLFMWDYVGIVRSDKRLERALRRCLMLQQEIQEYYSNFRVSNNLLELRNLVQVAELIIRCAMERKESRGLHYNIDHPEKVDSPQPTILQPEK, from the coding sequence ATGAAACAAGTAGTTGAACACCAATCTGACATATTAGTCATAGGTAGCGGTGCCGCAGGTCTGACACTAGCTTTGCATCTTGCTGAAAAAGCAAACGTAATTCTGCTCTCAAAAGGCCCACTCTCCGAAGGGTCGACATACTACGCCCAAGGCGGTATCGCCTCCGTGTTCGATGAAAGTGATACCATCGAATCCCATGTGGCCGATACGTTAGTGGCCGGTGCCGGCTTGTGCGATAAAGAAGTGGTAACTTTTACCGCTGAAAACGCCAAGAGCGCCATGCAATGGTTAATTGAATGTGGCGTGGCATTCGATAAAGAAGAAACCGCTGGCGATAATGCCAAAGACGCACCTTATCATTTAACCCGCGAAGGCGGCCACAGCCATAGACGCATTCTGCATGCCGCAGATGCGACGGGCAAAGAAGTGCAAACCACGCTGCAAGAACGCGCCCTCGCCCACCCCAATATTCAAGTTTTAGAACGTTACAACGCCATCGACCTCATCACCACCCGTAAATTAAATCGCCCCGGCAATCGCGTGCTAGGCGCTTATGTGTGGAACCGTAATGCCGAGCAGGTCGAAACCATTAAGGCAAAATTTGTCGCATTAGCTACAGGTGGTAGCTCTAAAGTCTACCAATACACCTCAAACCCCGATGTGGCGAGTGGCGATGGCATTGCCATGGCGTGGCGCGCAGGTTGCCGTGTGGCCAACATGGAATTTAATCAATTCCATCCAACCTGCCTTTACCATGCCGATGCCCGTAACTTCCTGCTGACCGAAGCCCTGCGCGGTGAAGGTGCTTATTTGCGCCGCCCCGATGGCAGTCGCTTTATGCCAGACTTTGACGAACGCGCCGAACTCGCACCTCGCGATATCGTAGCCCGAGCCATCGACTACGAAATGAAACGCTTAGGTGCCGATTGCGTCTATTTAGATATCAGCCATAAAGACAGCGACTTTGTCATCAAGCATTTCCCGACGATCTACAGTCGCTGCTTAGAGCTGGGGATCGATATCACCAAAGATGCCATTCCTGTGGTGCCTGCTGCCCACTATACCTGTGGTGGTGTAATGACGGACTTGCATGGCCAAACCGACCTCAACGGCCTCTACGCCATAGGTGAGGTAGCTTATACCGGCTTACATGGTGCGAACCGCTTGGCAAGCAACTCGCTGCTGGAGTGCTTGGTATTTGCCCGCGCCGCGTCGCAGGATATTGAGAGCCAAATGCACAAAATCCCATTACCGGGGCAAATTCCAGCGTGGGACGAGAGTAAAGTCTCCAACTCCGATGAAGAAGTGGTGATTGCCCACAACTGGCACGAACTGCGCCTCTTTATGTGGGACTATGTGGGAATCGTACGCTCGGATAAACGCTTGGAGCGCGCACTGCGCCGCTGCTTGATGTTGCAGCAGGAAATCCAAGAGTATTACAGCAACTTCAGAGTCAGTAATAATCTGCTGGAACTGCGTAACTTAGTGCAAGTAGCCGAGCTTATTATCCGCTGCGCGATGGAGCGCAAGGAAAGCCGTGGTTTGCACTACAATATCGACCATCCCGAAAAGGTTGACTCTCCGCAACCGACGATTCTGCAGCCTGAAAAATAA
- a CDS encoding protein YgfX, translated as MAERRHSFSVKASFDQRLSLVVFVCVCGTSLLIWPETDVVFWLVLKLVFAVLILGFLGYQLWRLRTWHCRFELNGKGKGWLSTGEAFHVLPRTWVTPFVCLVYYQSADKLHLLPLWADMFSDTDYRHLCRLLLKVKTQAASQSEHF; from the coding sequence GTGGCAGAGCGGCGCCATAGTTTTAGTGTAAAAGCCTCCTTCGACCAGCGACTCTCGTTGGTCGTTTTTGTTTGTGTCTGCGGTACCTCTTTACTGATCTGGCCTGAAACAGATGTCGTATTTTGGCTTGTGCTTAAGTTGGTATTCGCCGTTTTAATCCTCGGATTCTTGGGCTATCAGTTATGGCGACTGAGGACTTGGCATTGCCGTTTTGAGCTCAATGGGAAAGGGAAAGGCTGGCTCTCGACGGGGGAGGCGTTCCATGTGCTCCCCAGAACTTGGGTAACGCCCTTTGTTTGCTTAGTTTACTATCAGTCCGCCGATAAGTTGCATCTTTTACCCCTTTGGGCCGATATGTTTAGCGATACGGATTACCGCCACTTGTGCCGGCTATTGCTTAAGGTTAAAACTCAGGCTGCGAGCCAAAGCGAACATTTTTAA
- a CDS encoding succinate dehydrogenase assembly factor 2 — translation MELMNIARVRWACRRGMLELDVLFQPFVENVYQDLSDEDKALFIRLLECEDPELFAWFMGHEACPDPELARMVVQVRGRAAP, via the coding sequence TTGGAGTTAATGAACATTGCACGGGTCCGCTGGGCATGTCGCCGCGGAATGCTCGAATTAGACGTCTTGTTCCAGCCTTTCGTCGAAAATGTTTATCAGGACTTGTCAGATGAAGACAAGGCCCTGTTTATACGTTTACTCGAGTGCGAAGATCCTGAATTATTTGCCTGGTTTATGGGTCATGAAGCCTGCCCAGATCCTGAGCTTGCCCGTATGGTAGTGCAAGTCCGTGGCAGAGCGGCGCCATAG
- the nhaR gene encoding transcriptional activator NhaR: MLHLNYNHLYYFWMIKKKGSVAKAAEALCLAPQTITGQIRALEDRLNGSLFKRVGRNLEATELGELVFRYADKMFSLSYEMLDLLNYQKDDAILFEVGIADALSKALASRVLLSVVPNDGSMHLACYEATHESLMTRLREHKLDMILSDCAGESLKYPEILSKKLGECGVSFFSAETYSADFPACLEQGQLLIPGRRTSLGQQLYRWFDEQNLKVSILGEFDDAAMMKAFGYLKRGIFVTPSIYPQEVISHGMHLLGETLDVKEEYHVMFAERMIQHPAVKRLLETDFSDLFAGLDSQVQQC; the protein is encoded by the coding sequence ATGCTGCATCTTAATTACAACCATCTTTATTATTTCTGGATGATCAAGAAGAAGGGTTCAGTGGCTAAGGCCGCAGAAGCTCTTTGTTTAGCGCCACAAACCATCACAGGCCAAATTCGCGCCCTAGAAGACAGGTTAAATGGTAGTTTATTCAAACGTGTCGGACGAAATTTAGAAGCGACTGAACTTGGGGAACTGGTGTTTCGCTATGCCGATAAGATGTTTTCCCTCAGTTATGAGATGCTCGATTTACTGAACTATCAAAAAGATGATGCGATTTTGTTTGAAGTTGGTATTGCCGATGCCTTGTCTAAAGCCCTGGCGAGTCGAGTATTACTTTCTGTGGTACCTAATGACGGTTCCATGCACCTTGCTTGTTATGAGGCGACTCACGAAAGTTTAATGACCCGTTTACGCGAGCATAAATTGGATATGATCCTCTCAGACTGTGCGGGTGAGTCATTGAAATATCCCGAAATTTTATCGAAAAAGCTGGGTGAGTGTGGCGTGAGTTTTTTTTCTGCAGAAACCTACAGCGCCGATTTCCCTGCTTGTTTAGAGCAAGGACAATTGCTGATCCCAGGTCGTAGAACATCGCTTGGGCAACAATTATACCGTTGGTTCGATGAGCAAAATCTTAAGGTCAGTATCTTAGGCGAATTTGATGATGCGGCCATGATGAAGGCCTTTGGCTACCTTAAACGTGGAATCTTCGTTACGCCGTCGATTTATCCCCAAGAAGTGATTTCCCACGGCATGCATTTACTCGGTGAAACTCTTGATGTTAAAGAGGAATACCATGTCATGTTCGCAGAGCGGATGATCCAACATCCGGCGGTGAAGCGTCTATTAGAGACGGATTTCAGTGATTTATTTGCCGGATTAGACAGCCAAGTCCAGCAGTGCTAA